In Candidatus Zixiibacteriota bacterium, a genomic segment contains:
- the phoU gene encoding phosphate signaling complex protein PhoU, giving the protein MTMYFQREIELLKKKILTLGALVEENLRRAVKSIQTRDTVLAQQAIENDTAIDDMEVEVEEDCLKILALHQPVAIDLRFIIAVLKINSDLERIGDLAVNLAERSVFLSTREPLKLPFDLSRMAELAQSMLRNSLDALVNLDRHLAQEVCKTDDEIDAMHRLSYGLIEEAIKTNPKQMDLLISSLALSRNLERVADHTTNIAEDVLYMIQGEIVRHRLG; this is encoded by the coding sequence ATGACTATGTACTTTCAGCGAGAAATTGAGCTCCTCAAAAAGAAGATTCTCACACTCGGCGCGCTTGTCGAGGAGAACCTTCGACGCGCGGTCAAATCGATTCAAACACGGGACACCGTCCTTGCCCAACAGGCTATTGAGAACGATACCGCTATCGATGATATGGAAGTGGAAGTTGAAGAAGATTGTCTGAAAATCCTGGCTCTCCACCAGCCTGTGGCGATAGACCTTCGCTTTATCATTGCCGTCCTGAAAATTAACAGCGATTTGGAGCGCATCGGCGATTTGGCGGTGAATTTAGCCGAACGCTCGGTTTTTCTTTCCACTCGAGAACCGCTCAAGCTCCCCTTTGATCTGAGCCGGATGGCCGAGCTTGCCCAGTCGATGCTTCGTAACAGTCTCGATGCCCTCGTCAATCTTGACCGGCATTTAGCTCAAGAAGTCTGCAAAACTGATGATGAAATCGATGCAATGCACCGGCTTTCGTACGGACTCATAGAGGAAGCAATAAAAACAAACCCCAAACAAATGGATTTGTTGATTAGCTCTTTGGCCCTATCCAGAAACCTCGAACGGGTGGCTGACCATACGACAAATATCGCCGAAGATGTTCTCTATATGATACAAGGGGAAATTGTGCGGCATCGGCTCGGGTAA
- the pstB gene encoding phosphate ABC transporter ATP-binding protein PstB yields the protein MPANATTTTTRPIKLSALKLNFFYGSHQALIDVSLDIRINRVTALIGPSGCGKSTFLRTFNRMNETIPGTRLTGTVLLDGIDIYRSYKDVSSVRTRVGMVFQKSNPFPKSIFENVAYGLRVNGIDDKYEITEAVEQTLKKAFLWDEVKDKLAQSAYMLSGGQQQRLCIARALAIRPEVILMDEPASALDPISTSKIEDLIAELRNNYTIVIVTHNMQQAARVSDTTAFFYEGKMIESGPTKQIFTKPIEKRTEDYITGRFG from the coding sequence ATGCCCGCTAACGCAACGACCACTACAACAAGACCGATAAAGCTCTCCGCGCTGAAACTGAACTTTTTCTATGGCAGCCATCAGGCTTTGATCGATGTCTCGCTTGATATCCGCATTAACCGCGTCACCGCCCTGATCGGGCCGTCGGGCTGTGGCAAGTCGACTTTTCTCCGCACATTTAACAGAATGAACGAAACCATTCCCGGAACACGATTGACCGGCACGGTACTGCTCGATGGTATCGACATTTATCGAAGTTACAAGGATGTCTCCAGTGTTCGCACCCGGGTGGGGATGGTTTTTCAGAAATCAAATCCGTTTCCCAAATCCATTTTTGAGAATGTCGCCTATGGCCTAAGGGTGAACGGCATAGATGATAAATATGAAATAACGGAAGCTGTTGAGCAGACGCTGAAGAAAGCATTCCTCTGGGATGAGGTCAAAGACAAGCTTGCTCAAAGCGCCTATATGCTCTCCGGAGGGCAGCAGCAGAGACTCTGTATCGCCCGAGCGCTTGCTATCAGACCTGAGGTTATTCTCATGGATGAGCCGGCTTCGGCTCTGGATCCGATTTCAACGTCAAAAATTGAAGACTTGATTGCGGAACTGAGGAATAATTATACTATAGTTATTGTGACCCATAACATGCAGCAGGCCGCGCGTGTCTCCGATACGACCGCCTTCTTTTACGAAGGCAAAATGATCGAGAGCGGGCCGACGAAGCAGATATTTACGAAGCCGATAGAAAAAAGAACGGAGGATTACATCACCGGCCGATTTGGATGA